The following proteins come from a genomic window of Nostoc sp. ATCC 53789:
- the rpsR gene encoding 30S ribosomal protein S18 produces MSYFRRRLSPIKPGEPIDYKDVDLLRKFVTERGKILPRRITGLTSQQQRELTLAIKRSRIVALLPFINAEG; encoded by the coding sequence ATGAGTTATTTCCGTCGTCGTCTTTCTCCGATCAAGCCAGGAGAACCAATCGATTATAAAGATGTTGATTTATTGCGTAAATTTGTCACCGAGCGGGGTAAAATACTGCCACGGCGGATTACTGGGCTTACGTCTCAGCAACAGCGAGAGTTGACATTAGCAATTAAACGTTCGCGGATTGTGGCCTTGTTGCCATTTATCAATGCAGAAGGTTAG
- the rpmG gene encoding 50S ribosomal protein L33, with product MAKSKGARIIVTLECTECRTNSDKRSAGVSRYTSTKNRRNTTNRLELKKFCTHCNKHTVHKEIK from the coding sequence ATGGCTAAGAGTAAAGGTGCCCGCATTATTGTGACACTAGAGTGTACTGAGTGTCGGACAAATTCAGATAAGCGTTCTGCTGGTGTTTCACGTTATACCAGTACCAAGAATCGCCGCAACACCACTAACAGGCTAGAACTGAAAAAGTTCTGCACCCACTGCAACAAACATACCGTTCACAAGGAAATTAAGTAG
- the rplT gene encoding 50S ribosomal protein L20, whose translation MTRVKRGNVARKRRNKILKLAKGFRGSHSTLFRTANQQVMKALRSAYRDRKKKKRDFRRLWITRINAASRQHGLSYSQLIGNLKKADIQLNRKMLAQLAVLDPASFGKVAELAVQAKG comes from the coding sequence ATGACACGGGTAAAACGCGGTAATGTAGCTCGGAAGCGCCGCAATAAAATTCTCAAACTAGCTAAAGGTTTTCGCGGTTCTCACTCAACTCTGTTTAGAACTGCCAACCAACAAGTAATGAAGGCACTACGTAGTGCCTACCGCGATCGCAAAAAGAAAAAGCGCGATTTTCGTCGCCTCTGGATCACCCGCATCAACGCTGCTTCAAGACAACACGGCTTGAGCTACAGCCAATTGATCGGTAACTTGAAAAAAGCTGATATCCAACTAAATCGCAAGATGTTGGCACAATTAGCAGTCCTCGATCCAGCTAGCTTTGGCAAAGTTGCAGAACTAGCAGTTCAAGCTAAAGGATAA
- a CDS encoding tetratricopeptide repeat protein: protein MDNSLAVVYLSILVVILTIAAVSVFRQIFKTRKIEGSFAKLRKKLEKEKGTTQEYYELASIYSEKKLYSQAIALFQKALKAAEEEEEENIAPIYNGLGYIYFIQEQYDLAIRQYKEALKSKPDYVTGLNNIGHAYEKKKLTTQALQSYEEALKLDPNNSIAKRRAESLRRLVSA from the coding sequence ATGGATAACAGTCTAGCCGTTGTTTATCTCTCAATTTTGGTGGTTATACTCACAATTGCAGCCGTGAGTGTTTTTCGCCAGATTTTCAAAACTCGCAAGATTGAAGGCTCCTTTGCAAAATTGCGAAAGAAGTTAGAGAAAGAAAAGGGTACGACTCAAGAATATTATGAGTTAGCCAGTATTTATTCAGAAAAAAAACTGTATTCTCAAGCGATCGCGCTGTTTCAAAAAGCTCTGAAAGCTGCTGAAGAAGAGGAAGAAGAAAATATTGCCCCTATTTACAACGGGCTGGGCTATATTTATTTTATCCAAGAGCAATATGACCTCGCAATTCGTCAGTATAAAGAAGCTCTGAAATCGAAACCAGACTACGTAACAGGGTTGAATAATATTGGACACGCTTATGAGAAGAAAAAATTAACTACTCAGGCGTTACAAAGCTACGAAGAAGCACTAAAGCTCGATCCAAATAACTCGATTGCGAAACGCCGTGCTGAATCTTTACGCCGTTTGGTTTCTGCGTAA
- a CDS encoding PEP-CTERM sorting domain-containing protein, which produces MTNLFAKTAIGMVTTTALALAIAITTHDLADAAEFNFNWKGDTGYSAQGSFNYDTTTAPSVISEAGLGATKNLQSLSISFFDPFSTLINSFTPVVNSVSNYSFLRFNFDNTTQQIFGPFDVGKDDELPGDTWLNNNLALIDEGFGDEVLAKEFGFNNRDAAGTKQILDLSNNSVQVSQVPEGSIIIGLLAVCSLGLTAHKNLSKANQE; this is translated from the coding sequence ATGACAAATCTGTTTGCTAAAACAGCTATTGGGATGGTGACGACTACTGCTTTAGCATTAGCGATCGCTATAACCACTCACGATCTAGCTGATGCTGCTGAGTTTAACTTTAATTGGAAGGGAGACACCGGTTATTCAGCTCAAGGTTCATTTAACTACGATACGACAACTGCTCCCAGCGTTATTTCTGAAGCAGGTTTGGGAGCCACGAAGAACTTGCAGTCTCTCTCAATTTCCTTCTTCGATCCATTTAGTACTCTGATCAATAGTTTCACTCCAGTGGTTAATAGTGTGTCTAACTATAGCTTTTTGAGATTTAACTTTGATAACACTACTCAGCAAATCTTTGGCCCCTTTGATGTTGGTAAGGATGATGAACTTCCTGGCGACACCTGGCTTAATAATAATCTTGCACTCATAGATGAAGGTTTTGGCGATGAGGTTCTAGCTAAAGAATTTGGTTTTAACAATAGAGATGCAGCAGGGACAAAGCAAATACTAGATTTGAGTAACAATTCCGTTCAGGTATCCCAAGTTCCCGAAGGAAGCATAATTATAGGTTTATTAGCAGTGTGTAGTTTGGGATTGACTGCTCATAAAAATCTCTCCAAAGCTAACCAAGAGTAG
- a CDS encoding transporter substrate-binding domain-containing protein, which translates to MYNRCNRWQVITRLHLVLSATIFWISCFSIVGTGFTASAAEMPEIQQRGYLTVAVKDNLRPLGFRDANGNLQGLEIDLAQRLALDLIGKRDAVKLQPVANRDRLSVVLDKKVDFAIARVTATESRSRIVSFSVPYYLDGTVLVTKDVSVNKLSDLAKQKIAVLNNSSTIAQVRFYLPNAELVGVNSYHEAREKIESNTAVAFAADASVLSGWVQQYPQYRLLPTKLSTEPLSVVMPKGLQYDELRRNVNQAIARYLEQGWLQQRSQHWGLP; encoded by the coding sequence ATGTATAACAGATGTAACAGATGGCAAGTAATTACTCGGTTACATCTGGTATTATCCGCCACGATATTTTGGATATCTTGCTTTTCCATAGTGGGGACAGGATTCACTGCATCTGCCGCCGAAATGCCAGAAATTCAGCAGCGCGGCTATCTAACTGTTGCTGTTAAAGACAACTTGCGCCCCTTGGGATTTAGAGATGCCAATGGTAATTTGCAAGGCTTAGAAATTGACTTGGCACAGCGATTAGCACTTGACTTGATTGGGAAAAGAGATGCTGTCAAATTGCAACCTGTAGCGAATCGCGATCGCCTGTCTGTAGTCTTAGACAAGAAAGTTGATTTTGCGATCGCTAGGGTGACAGCAACCGAGTCACGCAGCCGGATAGTTAGTTTCAGTGTTCCCTACTATTTGGATGGCACTGTATTAGTTACAAAAGATGTCTCTGTGAATAAGTTGAGTGATTTGGCAAAACAAAAAATTGCCGTACTTAACAACTCCAGCACTATTGCTCAAGTGCGCTTCTATCTGCCAAACGCCGAGTTGGTAGGAGTAAATTCATATCACGAAGCGCGAGAGAAAATAGAAAGTAATACCGCAGTAGCCTTTGCCGCCGATGCTAGCGTTCTGAGCGGTTGGGTGCAACAATATCCTCAATATCGGCTACTGCCAACTAAGTTATCAACTGAACCCTTGTCTGTAGTTATGCCCAAGGGATTGCAGTACGATGAATTAAGACGAAATGTGAATCAAGCGATCGCTCGTTACTTAGAACAAGGTTGGCTCCAGCAACGCTCTCAACATTGGGGTTTACCGTAA
- a CDS encoding ribonuclease R family protein — MEKGTLVEFRVQGDRRLGIVERPDGKTRWFVVDERGQSHSLAPRQITYTVTGQTYKPSEIASFLEQVNPYLDPSSLEVAWEILVEDGETITPDLMANLLFSESAAPHCYAAYCLLSDDKLYFKQKGDAYEPRTAAQVAERKHQMEVEALKAKGQQEFLTRVEQALKGEAVEWQRHDRQRLEGLEKYAALLADTVRTGVNYDSLARAYPPSAPVLETMTMLGRPTTPQGAFQLLVDLGCWSPYENLFLRRSSIPIQFPNKVLEVAQQRLDFPPIDSDTNRLDLTHLKVYTIDDETTTEIDDGLSWEILPDGRERLWVHIADPTRWLVPEDELDLEARKRGSTVYLPTGMIPMFPEVLATGPMSLIQGRVCCALSFGIILGTTGGVEDYSIHTSSIKPTYRLTYEDVDEMLQLRVQAEPEIAAIATWAQKRKTWRYAQGAISITMPEAMIKVKGDEINIDILDDSPSRQVVAEMMIVAGEVAARYGKAHNIPLPFRGQPQPELPPEEELLLLPAGFVRACAMRRCMPKSEMSITPLRHAGLGLDTYTQATSPIRRYSDLLTHFQLKAHLRGEVLPFSADQLKEVMMNVTSITQEVTMVERQTNRYYALEYLRRHPEETWDVTVLMWLREDSNLALILIEDLGLQLPMVFKRSVNLGEQIVVKVSHADPQKDMIQFQEIVYQEAQTAAN, encoded by the coding sequence GTGGAGAAGGGCACGCTAGTTGAATTTAGGGTTCAAGGCGATCGCCGTCTGGGGATCGTAGAACGTCCAGACGGTAAAACCCGCTGGTTTGTGGTAGACGAACGTGGTCAATCCCACAGCCTCGCGCCTAGACAAATAACTTATACAGTTACCGGACAAACTTACAAGCCCTCTGAGATCGCGAGCTTTTTAGAGCAAGTCAACCCTTATTTAGACCCATCTAGCTTAGAGGTAGCTTGGGAAATACTGGTTGAAGATGGGGAAACAATCACCCCAGACCTGATGGCGAATCTCTTATTTTCCGAATCAGCCGCGCCTCATTGTTACGCCGCCTATTGCTTGTTATCAGACGACAAACTTTATTTCAAGCAAAAAGGAGACGCTTACGAGCCGCGAACTGCTGCTCAGGTGGCAGAACGTAAGCACCAAATGGAAGTAGAGGCATTAAAAGCTAAAGGACAGCAGGAATTTTTAACTCGTGTTGAGCAGGCGCTCAAAGGTGAAGCAGTAGAATGGCAGCGCCACGATCGCCAGCGTCTAGAAGGACTAGAAAAATACGCAGCGTTGCTTGCTGACACAGTGCGGACGGGAGTTAATTATGACTCATTAGCTCGCGCTTATCCGCCAAGCGCTCCAGTATTAGAAACTATGACTATGCTGGGACGGCCCACAACGCCCCAAGGGGCTTTTCAACTATTAGTAGATTTGGGTTGCTGGAGTCCTTATGAAAACTTGTTCCTGCGTCGTTCTTCAATTCCGATTCAATTTCCTAATAAGGTGTTAGAAGTGGCGCAACAGCGTTTGGATTTCCCGCCGATTGACTCAGATACAAACCGCCTTGATCTGACTCACCTGAAGGTTTACACCATTGATGATGAAACTACCACAGAGATCGACGATGGTCTAAGTTGGGAAATTCTGCCCGATGGACGGGAGCGCCTGTGGGTGCATATCGCCGATCCCACTAGATGGTTAGTGCCGGAAGATGAGTTAGATTTGGAAGCCAGAAAGCGGGGTAGTACAGTCTACTTACCTACGGGAATGATTCCTATGTTCCCAGAGGTATTGGCAACTGGGCCAATGAGTCTGATCCAGGGACGGGTTTGTTGCGCCCTCAGCTTCGGAATTATTTTAGGTACAACTGGGGGAGTAGAAGATTACAGCATTCATACCAGTTCCATTAAGCCGACTTATCGTCTCACCTACGAAGATGTAGATGAAATGCTGCAATTACGGGTACAGGCAGAACCAGAAATTGCTGCAATCGCAACTTGGGCACAGAAGCGCAAAACTTGGCGTTACGCTCAAGGGGCAATTAGCATCACAATGCCCGAAGCGATGATCAAAGTCAAAGGTGACGAGATCAATATTGATATTTTGGACGATTCCCCATCACGGCAAGTAGTCGCAGAAATGATGATTGTTGCCGGTGAAGTTGCGGCTCGTTATGGTAAAGCTCATAACATACCTTTACCCTTTCGCGGTCAGCCCCAACCGGAATTACCCCCAGAAGAAGAATTACTGCTACTTCCAGCCGGATTCGTTCGCGCTTGCGCCATGCGTCGTTGTATGCCCAAAAGTGAAATGAGCATTACGCCTCTGCGCCATGCTGGTTTAGGTTTGGATACTTACACTCAAGCAACATCTCCCATCCGGCGTTACAGTGATTTGCTTACCCACTTTCAGCTGAAAGCCCATTTGCGCGGTGAAGTTCTGCCATTTTCCGCAGATCAACTTAAAGAAGTGATGATGAATGTCACCAGCATTACCCAAGAGGTGACGATGGTAGAACGGCAAACCAATAGATATTATGCTCTAGAGTATTTACGCCGTCATCCAGAGGAAACTTGGGATGTAACTGTATTGATGTGGCTGCGAGAAGACAGCAACTTAGCCCTAATTTTGATCGAAGATTTAGGTTTGCAGTTACCAATGGTTTTCAAACGTTCTGTGAACTTGGGCGAACAGATAGTGGTGAAAGTTAGCCATGCCGATCCACAAAAAGATATGATTCAGTTTCAAGAAATAGTTTATCAAGAAGCCCAAACAGCGGCGAATTAA
- a CDS encoding RDD family protein: MTIERLPQKHYPKAEIGRRGMALGLDFLGVWLVSSLLGGGDIGIQFVQILVFVIFWLILRVLVVYNNQGQSLGRWAFDLKVLEVEDGEVVGRIPDLLSLVKRESIIGLGALLVSIALSNIRANPTAILLVLPLAIDCATALSDTQMRQALHDRYCGTFIVSSRRGYSLDIKVKRLVENMRRNVRR, from the coding sequence ATGACTATCGAACGACTTCCCCAAAAACACTATCCCAAGGCTGAGATTGGGCGGCGAGGTATGGCATTAGGGCTTGATTTCCTTGGTGTCTGGTTAGTCAGTTCTCTACTTGGAGGAGGCGATATTGGGATTCAATTTGTGCAAATCCTAGTTTTTGTCATATTCTGGCTGATTTTGCGGGTGTTGGTGGTATACAACAATCAAGGGCAAAGTTTAGGGCGTTGGGCGTTCGATTTAAAGGTGTTGGAAGTCGAAGATGGGGAAGTCGTGGGCAGAATTCCAGATTTGCTCTCACTGGTAAAGCGAGAATCGATCATCGGCTTGGGTGCGCTTTTGGTGTCAATTGCCCTGAGCAATATTAGAGCCAATCCCACTGCTATACTGCTAGTACTTCCCCTAGCAATTGATTGTGCGACTGCCTTATCTGATACCCAGATGCGGCAGGCTTTACACGATCGCTATTGTGGAACTTTCATTGTTTCGTCGCGTCGTGGCTACTCACTTGATATAAAAGTTAAAAGATTAGTTGAAAATATGCGGCGGAATGTGAGAAGATAG
- a CDS encoding primary-amine oxidase, translated as MIKRLRHFLWLAIAIIVFISLSLGLMGILMAQQPAISHPLTSLTEAEISTAVSVIQKEKTLSEMAAFPLIALQEPDKEEVLKFTPGKAFGRKAFLVIYERSQNKTYEGIVDLKSKTLTSWKEIPSVQPAIVASEYELATQAFKSDPRWQTAMRKRGITDFNQVKISCWAPGILSNQEEAAGNRLCRGLFYYKGESERWNYYGSPIEGILGTVNLNTGKISSFVDRGIVPFSKENWNYDIKSLGKLLSPLKALKILQPNGASFRLNGNEISWQGWKFRYVMHPRSGLVLYQVTHNDGKNIRPVLYRASLSETVVPYGDPDPTWSFRNAFDVGEYNFGSLATTMELGKEIPENGLLVDAVFANGDGEPYVMPGVIGIYERNNGMLWKHYEYGTQRNDVRRSRELVMTMTAAIDNYDYSINWIFHQDGTLEVQNELTGIVLAQGTAAQKQSEDSSYGRLIAKNIFGVNHQHFFNYRLDFDVDGQANSVMEMNVKALPMDEKNPLGNAIAVAETPLTKETAAVRDLDMKSSREWMIVSADQKNPLGASPGYMLMPGGNSMFFPVEGSKIRQRAEFATHHVWVTKYKPAELYAGGDYPNQTQPGQGLPKYIADDESLMGEDIVLWYTMGVTHIPRSEDWPVMPVHQVGFKLVPRGFFSRNPAINLPE; from the coding sequence ATGATTAAGCGGCTAAGGCATTTTTTGTGGCTAGCTATTGCCATAATTGTTTTTATTTCTCTCTCACTTGGATTAATGGGAATATTGATGGCTCAACAGCCTGCGATTTCCCATCCTCTCACTTCGCTAACAGAGGCAGAAATTAGTACAGCTGTTTCGGTCATTCAAAAAGAAAAAACTTTGAGCGAAATGGCAGCTTTTCCACTGATTGCTTTACAAGAACCAGATAAAGAAGAAGTTCTGAAATTTACACCGGGTAAAGCTTTTGGGCGAAAAGCTTTTTTGGTAATCTATGAGCGATCGCAAAACAAAACTTATGAGGGTATCGTTGACCTAAAAAGTAAAACCTTAACATCTTGGAAAGAAATACCATCAGTTCAACCTGCGATCGTCGCTTCAGAATATGAACTGGCAACTCAAGCTTTTAAATCAGACCCCCGATGGCAAACAGCGATGCGAAAGCGGGGAATTACAGACTTCAACCAAGTCAAAATCAGTTGTTGGGCCCCAGGAATTTTGAGTAACCAGGAAGAAGCAGCAGGAAACCGTCTTTGTCGGGGTTTATTTTACTACAAGGGCGAAAGCGAACGCTGGAATTATTACGGCAGTCCAATTGAAGGAATATTGGGAACCGTCAATTTGAACACAGGTAAAATTTCTAGTTTCGTGGATAGGGGGATAGTTCCTTTTTCTAAGGAAAACTGGAACTACGATATAAAGTCCTTGGGTAAATTACTTTCACCACTTAAAGCATTAAAGATTCTCCAACCAAATGGTGCAAGTTTCCGGCTCAATGGCAATGAAATTAGCTGGCAAGGTTGGAAGTTTCGCTATGTAATGCATCCTCGTAGTGGATTGGTGCTGTACCAAGTGACACACAATGACGGCAAAAATATCCGACCAGTTTTATACCGCGCTAGCTTATCAGAGACGGTAGTGCCTTACGGCGATCCAGATCCCACTTGGTCATTCAGAAACGCCTTTGATGTTGGGGAATACAATTTTGGTTCCCTCGCAACCACGATGGAGTTAGGTAAAGAAATTCCTGAAAACGGTCTTTTAGTCGATGCTGTGTTTGCTAATGGCGATGGAGAACCTTATGTCATGCCAGGAGTTATCGGCATATACGAGCGAAATAACGGTATGCTCTGGAAGCATTATGAGTATGGCACTCAGCGTAATGATGTTCGTCGTAGTCGAGAATTAGTCATGACGATGACTGCGGCCATTGACAACTATGATTACAGCATTAATTGGATCTTTCATCAGGATGGGACTTTGGAAGTCCAAAATGAGTTAACGGGTATCGTCCTGGCGCAGGGAACGGCTGCCCAAAAGCAATCTGAGGATAGTTCTTATGGTCGGCTAATCGCTAAGAATATCTTTGGAGTGAATCACCAGCATTTTTTCAATTACCGCCTAGATTTCGATGTCGATGGTCAGGCTAATTCTGTGATGGAAATGAACGTGAAAGCTTTACCGATGGATGAGAAAAATCCATTAGGAAATGCGATCGCAGTTGCAGAAACCCCACTCACTAAAGAAACGGCTGCTGTGCGCGATTTAGATATGAAAAGCAGTCGGGAATGGATGATTGTTAGTGCCGATCAGAAAAATCCGCTAGGGGCTTCACCTGGATATATGCTGATGCCTGGTGGAAATTCCATGTTTTTTCCAGTGGAAGGCTCAAAGATCCGACAACGGGCAGAATTTGCAACTCATCACGTGTGGGTAACAAAATATAAACCTGCTGAACTCTATGCTGGGGGCGATTATCCCAACCAAACTCAACCAGGACAGGGTTTACCAAAATATATTGCAGACGATGAATCCTTGATGGGTGAAGATATCGTGCTGTGGTACACAATGGGCGTAACTCATATTCCGCGATCGGAAGATTGGCCTGTGATGCCTGTTCACCAAGTTGGCTTTAAGCTAGTTCCTAGAGGATTCTTTAGCCGGAATCCAGCGATAAATTTACCTGAGTAA
- the rpmI gene encoding 50S ribosomal protein L35 — MPKLKTRKAAAKRFRATGTGKIVRRKVGKSHLLEHKSSDKKRSMSKTTLVHERDELNVRLMLPYL, encoded by the coding sequence ATGCCTAAACTCAAGACTCGTAAAGCCGCAGCCAAGCGATTCCGTGCCACCGGCACCGGTAAAATCGTGCGTCGGAAAGTTGGCAAAAGCCACCTTTTAGAACACAAATCTTCCGACAAAAAACGTAGCATGTCCAAGACCACACTTGTACATGAACGTGATGAACTCAACGTGCGCTTAATGCTCCCATATTTGTAA